A region from the Corallococcus caeni genome encodes:
- a CDS encoding RNA polymerase sigma factor: MTQQGESGPPPRRTAGWQLVLVALALAIFSVNVVIPGVFVGIGATGLLGFAGAAVILERIGALTSGIFEGAAQLSIVFLGMALIAFVAITGWNGFRRLAGRAGPPPLLLRWPWALLGLLLFVACQLALPERNLRSALPVLPGALVIAFSVWTIVAVSALLVRTSVGMIRLSWRIAQASPFGAGMLTLAALAATGLTLVVGSLAEALQTRAQTVVSARPSRCDALSWECSRQALLAAQPSHPSPVLAATDDGFADVSAASFNASAESGVELNTRSCMERQFLQRDLMSKARRIAQNLVNSEVDADDLVHAILLNICLRKKPPAEFERYFLRSVEYGAQNQFRRMARTCSLDEAPDPPCLLRPDEQYVEQESHAALHAALCALPDKQREVLEMHYFDELPDTEIGVRLGIDPATARKRVQRARDQLRTIFLQRCQ; encoded by the coding sequence ATGACGCAGCAGGGGGAGTCTGGACCGCCACCCCGGCGGACCGCGGGCTGGCAGTTGGTGCTGGTGGCGTTGGCACTCGCCATCTTCTCGGTCAACGTCGTCATCCCCGGCGTTTTCGTGGGCATCGGCGCCACGGGACTCCTGGGGTTCGCGGGCGCGGCGGTCATCCTGGAGCGCATCGGCGCACTCACGTCCGGCATCTTCGAGGGCGCGGCCCAACTCTCCATCGTCTTCCTGGGCATGGCGCTGATCGCGTTCGTGGCCATTACCGGGTGGAATGGCTTCCGGCGGCTGGCTGGCAGGGCTGGTCCCCCTCCCCTCCTGCTGCGCTGGCCCTGGGCCCTGCTGGGACTGCTGCTGTTCGTGGCGTGCCAGCTGGCCCTTCCGGAACGAAATCTGCGCAGTGCATTGCCCGTGCTGCCCGGCGCGCTCGTCATCGCCTTCTCCGTCTGGACGATTGTCGCCGTCAGCGCGCTCCTGGTCCGGACGAGCGTCGGGATGATCCGGCTCTCCTGGCGCATCGCACAGGCCTCGCCTTTCGGGGCCGGGATGTTGACCCTGGCGGCACTCGCGGCCACGGGCCTGACGCTCGTCGTGGGCTCCCTTGCGGAGGCACTCCAGACTCGCGCCCAGACCGTGGTGTCCGCACGGCCATCACGCTGCGATGCCCTGTCGTGGGAGTGCTCAAGGCAAGCGCTTCTCGCGGCGCAGCCCTCACACCCCTCGCCCGTCCTTGCGGCAACGGATGACGGCTTCGCGGATGTCAGCGCGGCGTCCTTCAACGCCTCCGCGGAATCCGGCGTCGAGCTCAACACCCGATCCTGCATGGAACGGCAGTTCCTGCAGCGGGATTTGATGTCCAAGGCACGCCGGATTGCCCAGAACCTCGTCAATAGCGAGGTGGACGCCGACGACCTGGTCCACGCCATCCTCCTGAACATCTGCCTCAGGAAGAAGCCTCCCGCTGAGTTCGAACGGTATTTCCTCCGCTCCGTGGAGTACGGCGCCCAGAACCAGTTCAGGCGCATGGCCCGGACCTGCTCGCTGGATGAGGCTCCTGACCCTCCGTGCCTTCTCAGGCCAGACGAACAGTACGTGGAACAGGAATCCCACGCGGCGCTCCATGCCGCGCTCTGCGCCCTTCCCGACAAGCAGCGAGAAGTCCTCGAAATGCACTACTTCGACGAGCTGCCCGACACCGAGATCGGCGTTCGGCTCGGCAT